CCATCTGCATCGCCCTGGTGATCTGCGCCGTGTTGCCGATCGACCTGATCCGACGACGGATGTCTCGAGCGCTCGCCATCGATCATTTCCAGATCTGCTTGAACTGATCCGCAGCCGCTCTCAGCTCTGCCGATAGCGGGTCGCTGAGCGCTCCTTCTCGTCCGATCTTCGCGAGTAGATCGGCTTTCGACGACGTCAAGTACTCGGTCAGCCTGGTCTGATAGTCCTTGATGCGGTCGACGCGGATCTCGTCTACGTATCCGTTTTGCACGATCCACAGCAGGGCCACCTGCACCTCGACCGGAATCGGGTCGTGCTGCGGCTGGTTGAACAGCTCGATGATGCGTTTCCCGCGGTCGATCTTCGCCTGCGTCGCCGCGTCGAGCTCCGAGCCGAACTGCGCGAACGCCGCGAGCTCGCGGAACTGCGCCAGGTCGCCCTTGAGACGCCCGGCGACCTGCTTCATCACCTTCAGCTGGGCGGCCGAGCCGACGCGGGACACCGACAGGCCGACGGAAATCGCGGGACGGGTACCCTGGTAGAACAGGTCGGTTTCCAGATAGATCTGACCGTCCGTGATCGAGATGACGTTGGTCGGGATGTACGCCGAGACGTCGCCCGCCTGCGTCTCGATGATCGGCAGGGCGGTCAGCGACCCGTTGCCCCACTTCTCGCCGACTCGGGCGGCGCGCTCCAGCAATCGGCTGTGAAGGTAGAACACGTCGCCCGGATACGCCTCGCGACCGGACGGCCGCTTCAACACGAGCGAAACCTGTCGGTAGGCCACGGCGTGCTTCGACAGGTCGTCGTACACGATCAGCGCGTCCATGCCGTTGTCCATGAACCATTCGCCCATGGCGGCACCCGCGAATGGCGCGAGGTACTGGCTCGTGGCCGAGTCGGCCGCCGGTGCGGCGACGACGATCGTGTAGGGCATCGCCCCGGCCTCTTCGAGGGTCGAGATGATGCGCGCGATCGTCGATTGCTTCTGGCCGATCGCCACGTAGATGCAGTAGAGCGGACGATAGGTCTGGTCGCCGGCGGCTCCCGCGGCCGCGTTGAGGCGCGCCTGGCTGATGATCGTGTCGATGCAAATGGTCGTCTTGCCGGTCGAACGGTCGCCGATGATGAGCTCGCGCTGACCGCGGCCGATCGGGATCATCGCGTCGATCGCCATGATTCCTGTCTGCACCGGCTGGCTGATTGGCCGTCGCCGCATGATCCCCGGCGCGATCTTCTCGACCGGATACGCGACGTCGCTCGCGACCGGTCCCTTTCCGTCCAGGGGCTCCCCGAGCATATTCACGACCCGGCCGAGCAGCCCCTTGCCGACCGTCACCTGGAGCAGCTTGCCGGTCGTGCGGACCTCCCCGCCCTCCTCCAGCCGCGTGTAGTCGCCGAGAATGATGACGCCGACGTCGGTGTCTTCGAGGCTCAGCGCCAAGCCGGTGATGCCGTGGCCGAGATCGAGCATCTCGTTGAGCATGACGTCGCTCAAACCCTCGACGCGCGCGACGCCGTCGCCGATCTCGCGAATCACGCCCACGTTCCGTCTGGCGACGGTGGCCTTGGCACCCGCGATCCGTGCTTCGATTTCCTCTACCAGCGTGCTCATCGATTCACCGCTCCGCTAGAAGCGCGCCTCGAGGGCGTCCAGGCCGGCCCTGACGCTGCCGTCGTAGACATCGCTGCCCACCTTGACACGCATCCCCCCGATCAACGCCGGGTCGACGACGAACGTGGTCTCGACCGCCGGGCCGTACCTGCGCGCGAGCCGTTCCTCGACGGCGGCCCGCACATCGGCGTCGAGCGGGGCTGCGCTTTCGACCTGAGCCACCCGCCGAGCGCGATCGAGCTTCACCAGTCGCAGAAAGTGCGACAACACCGCCACGCCTCCGCTCCGCCTCGACTCGATCACGCGGTCGACGACCTGGCGGATGCGACTTTCGTCCAGCGATCCGTTCACCAGGCAGAGACGCCAGAGTCGTTTCGCGTCCCGTCGCACCTGTCGAGCGGTTTTCATGTCAATTGCCGGGCGGTTTCCTCGGCCAGCCGTCGTTGATCGTCCGCCGACAGGATCTTGCCGGTCACCGCGGCGGTCGTCTTGACGACGAGTCGGCCCACTTCGCGCCTGAGCTCGCCCATCATGCGAGTGTGTTCGCGAGCCGCAGCATCGTGCGCCTGGCGCACGATCTGCTCGGCGGCCGCGAGCGCCCGCTGCGTTCCCTGTTCCTTCACGCGTCGCGCGACGCCGCGGGCTTCCTCGATGAGCCGGGCCGCGTCGGCGTGGGCGGCGGCCATGACTTCCTGACGCTGCGTCTCGATGGCGGCCAGCGTCGCGTTGATCCTTTCCGTGTTGGCCAGACCCTGCGCGATCTGCTTCCGGCGCTCTTCGAGCATCTGCAGCACCGGCTTGTACGCGAGCCAGTAGAGCAGGGCGCAGACGATCGAGAAGCTGATCACCTGCGCCACCAGGTGAGGCCAGTCCACACCGAAGGTCGCGGCGATCTCTCCCACTCGACCGCCAGCGCTCGATTCCACCATCACGGAAAGAACATTCATGACCGCACACGCATCTCGTGCAGGTAGGGCGTCACCGGCACTCCGCGCCCGACGGTCCTACTTCACGAGGAACAACGTGTAGAACACGATGGCTTCCGCGAACGCGATGGCGAGGATCGACTGGACCATCACCTGCGTCGCGGATCCGGGATTCCGGCCCACCGCTTCCGCAGCTTTCGCGCCAATCAAACCCACGGCCAGGGCCGCTCCCAGGGCCGCGATACCGACGTGAAGATTGCCGATCATTTTCTTTCTCGCCCCTTTCTTGTGACTCGCGCATACCGCATTCGAAGCGGTCAGGGCTTGTTTCGATTCAATCGTGCCCCGTCGCCGGCCTTTCCTCGTGATGCTGACAGATCAGCAGCGTGAAGACGGCGGTCAACAACGTGAAGACGAGCGCCTGCACCAGACCGACCAGTAGTTCCAGAAAATAAAACGGGACCTGCACGAGCCAGGCGATGTACGGAACCCGGGCCATCGTTTCCAACATCGTCTCCCCGGCAAAGATGTTTCCGTAGAGACGAAAACTCAGCGAGATCGGTCGGAACAGAATCGAAACGATCTCCAGGCAGCCCGCGGCGAAGAACACGACGAGCATGAGGATCTTCAATGGGCCGGCGGTTTCACCCTTCGGCGCGAAGAGCTCCTTGAAGAATCCCTTCGGGCCGTTTTCCTGCACTGCCCACACGATCCAGCACGCGAAGAAGACGAGCGCCATGGCGAGCGTCATGTTCACGTCGGCATTGACGCCGCGGAACAACGGCTGTTCGATCCTGAAGCCGGCATCGGTCCGGTGCCCCCATCCGATCGAGCCGACGCCGGGAACCAGGCCGGCCCAGTTCGCGGCGAGAATGAAGATGAAGATGGTGCCGAAGAACCAGAACGTCCGTTCGACCAGGTGATGGCCAATGATTCCCTCGAGGAAGTGATAGAGCCCTTCGATGAGCCACTCGAGGAGGTTCTGCGGTCCGTCCGGGACCTGCTTCATGCTCCGCGTCGCCGTCTGGGCGAAGACGATGAGGCCGACGGCGACGATCCACGTCACGACCATGGAGTTGGTGATCGGAAAGCCGAACGGCGTGGCGATCTCGACCGCCTTCTGTGACAGGCCGTGTTCCATCTCACCCACCGTGCTGCGGTGTTGCCGGCCTGATCGTCGGCCTTCGCGCGGCGCGCGCGGACGGCGGGGATGGGGTCGCGCGATCTCCGCGACGGACGAGGAGAGCCGCTCGCACTAGCACCCACCTGCCTTCTCGACCGCGAGCGCGACCGCCTCCGTGTACGTGACGTCGACCACGTCACCGGCTGCCGCGTAGGCGATCGACCGCCGGTACTCGACGCGCACCACGTCGCCCCTCTCGACCTGCCGGAGGTTGTGCACCGCGGGACCGGCGACGACGGTGAACATCGCGCCGTCGGGACGCCTGAGGATGAGTTGCCGCGTCTTCTGCTCGACCTGCTGCACGGTCGCGGTCGCGACGACGGTCTGCTCGTCGAGCCTGCCGGACAGGGCCGGGCGCGGGGCCGTGGCGGCCAGCACCACCGGCGCGGGCTCGGGTGGCGAAATCGGCTTCTTCGCGGCGCACCCCGCGAGCGCGCCGGCCCACACGGCGAGACCGATGGCCAGGAGCTTCATCCGTACCGCCTCGTCTTCTGCATCCCGGATACCCCGGCACTGAGGGGAGTGTCTTGCCATCTGGCGCCAAAGCCCCGTCGTTCGACGGAAAGTCGAGATCGGCCGCGAGCCGCACGAGGATGGCGTCAGGCGGCGGAAGCGGTCGGGAGAGTGCGTGCGCCGCCCAGACTCGTGTGGTCGGGTCCAAGTCGGTTTGTCGCGGCTGACACGAACGTCCTGGCGGCGTTCCCGTCCTCGAAGCTTCCACGGAAGGTCGGAGTCTTCCGCAACCTGATGGTCAGCGACCCGTCGCGTTCGTACACGACCGTGGCTCCCTCTTCGTCGACCGCATCTCGAACCCGCACGACGCGCGAGCCGACGAGCTTCCCTGCCCGGTCGTGCGCCATGACGGTGATGCGGGACCCTGCGAGCTCGAGCGAGATCGAGTCCGGATCGAGGCCGGCCGGCACCTCGACGCGGAGTTCGATCCCGGTGGGCGTCTCGACAACGATCGACGCGCGCAGCGCGCTCGGCAGCGTCGAGATTCCCACGAGTGCGACCACGAGCGCACCGACGACCGACATGACCCACTTCCGCCTGCGGCCGGAGCTCGCATGATCGCGTCCGTGGCATTCGATGGCGGTCGCTCCAACGCCGCTCACTGCATTCATCGACTTCTCGACGGTCGCGGCGCGCGGTGATCCGCGCGCGTCCGAAGTTACTCGCGAACGGGATGCGGGGCCTTCGGCAGCTGGTCGTTGCACACGGAGGAGAGGTCGCTCCGATGCCGCTCGAGACAGCGGGCGACGCGCCCGTGCCCCGGCGAGACATCCCAGCAGAAGCGCGAGATGTCGTAGCGGCAGATCGCCACCAGGCGGCCCATCTCCTTCTCCAGGTTCTCGTGGCGGGCCGCGCACTCGGGGGAGAGCTCCTTCTCGTGCTCCTTCAGACACGCTTGGATCCGCCCGCCGCCTATCGGGACCTTGGCGCAGAACTTCTCGATGTCGGCCGCGCACGGGGTCGCACTCCGGGCGATGCCCGGGAGGAGCACCACGCCGATCACCAGCGCGCCAAGCGTGAGCCGTCGCGACACCGTAGGACTCCTCGAGGCGGCCTTCGTCCGTCTACCGGGTGGGTTGCCAGGATTCGTCGGGGTCGTAAGCGGTGATGGCCTTCGCCGCCTCGCCCGTCCCTTCGCCCAGGTCCTTCTGGAAGACGACTCCCTGCTCGCCCACGATTAGGGTCATGATGCCGCTCGATCCGTGATCGGCCGGCCACGCGACGAGCGCGAATCCGCCGGTCATCCGCCCGTCCTTCACGTAGTCCCTGGCACCATCCGGCGCGTGCGCTCCCTGGGCCGTCAGGATGCGGAAGAAGTAGCCGTGGTAGGGTGCCGGCGCCTGGCCAGCCTCGCCGTGGCGGTAATCCTCGGCCGTGGCGGCTGCGACCAGCGGCCCGAGCGGGCTCACGTCGTGATCGGTCGCCTCCCAGTAGAGGCCATCTCGTTTGCCTGGCGTGCTGCGAAACGACTGGGCATAGGTGTGGAAGCGCCTCGCGAACTCTATCTGCGCGCCCACGTACGCGCGACACACCTCGATCGCGGTGAGCTCGTTGCGCCCGATGCGGCGATTGAGCAGCTCTTCCTTGCCCGCTGCGGTGTCGAACCGCCATCCGTCGGCGTCGCGCACGATCGGGATCGGGAAGGGCCAGTCATCCCGGCCGACGTGCAGGATGGCGATCGCGTCGGAGGTGCGCTCGATCCGTGTCCGCTCGGCGGCGGCGGTGGCGAAGCGCTTGCGAGCCGCAGCGTCGTCCACGGGGTCGCCCGACGAGACGATCTCCTCGCTCCCCGGGCCCAGGACACGCGCCAGGCGCTCGGGACCGTTGCCGCGCGTGGCGGCCTCGAGTGCGCGTGCCGCCGCCTCGGGGGACGGGAAGTGCTCCTGCGCGCGGGCCGTTGCGGGCAGCAGCGCCAGGCAGAGCAGGGTCGCGAGTCTCGTGCTGGTCCTCATCGGCGCCCTCCGCGGCCTCCACCGCCACGGCCACCGCGGCCTCCTCCTCCGCCCCCGCCTCCGAAGCCACCCCCACCTCTTCCTCCTCCACCTCCGCCGCCGCCGCGCTGTCCACCGCCACGGCCGGCATAGCTGGTGCCCCCGCGGCTCGAGGCGCCGCGCGCGCTCGCCTCACGCGAGGAGCGACCGCTCTCGTAGCCGCCGAACGCGCCGCCTTGGCGCCTGTCCGGTCGCGAACCTGACCCACCAGGACGCGTCGCCGGCTGCTGCGAGGCACCCGGTCGCTGCCCGCCTTGCCGGCCAGGCTGACCGCCTGGTGCCGACGGCCGCCCGCCACCTTGCCCCGGACCCGCCCCAGGCCGCGAGGCCGCCTCCTTGGAGCCTCCCCGGGCGGGCTGCTGGGAGGCACGTGCCCCGCCGGGCTGCCCGCGGTCGAAGCCGCGCGCCACGTCCCGATTCGCGCGGTCGCGAGACGCCACCTGATCCCTGCCGCCATACTTCTTCGCGGAGGCCTGGTCCCGGTAAGGCACGCCGCCGCGGTGCTCGGGGTTGTGCTGCCACTTCTGCCGGCCGCCCTCGCCTCGCGTTCGGTTGCCGCTCTTGTTGACGTTCTTTTCCTTGTTCTTGTTGACGTTGACGTTCTGATTACCGCCACCACCTCCGCCGTTGTTGTAGTAATTGTTGACCTCGTTGTGACCCCAGTCGCAGTCACCCCATACGGCAGCGCCGACCGCCATCCCGGCGCCGAACGAGAGCAGGCTCGCCGTGGCGACGTAGCCGGGAGGATACCCCGTCATTGCGGGGTAGTACGGCGTCGGGGGCGGGCCGTACACCGCGTCAGGGCTGTACGTGGGGACGTATACGACCTGCGGGTCCGCGGGCTCGACCCGGATGATCTCCTTCTCCTTGACGATCTCGCGGGTGACGACCTGCTCCTTCGTCGTCTTGAGGGCACCGGACTCGTATGCCTTCGCCCGCATCCGCTGCACCACGTCGAGGACGTCGTCCTTCTGGCCGAGGAACGCATCCCCCAGATCCTTCGTCCAGTCGAGATTGTCCGACATGCGCTGGAGCAGGTCGGGAAAGCGCGTGAGCGACTCCACGCTCGGGTCCCAGTCCTGGCTCTCGAGCGCCTGGTCGAGGGCCTCGCCCTTCAGACTCGCGTTCTTCGTGCGCCAGCGAGCAGCCTCGACCACCTCGAGGGGATAGGTCGCCGCGATCAGGACCTGCACGGCGAGCCCGTCCGGATAGAGCGCGATGGGCGCGACGAGCTGCTCGATCTGCGCCGGCGAGAACTTCGCGGTCTGTGCCGCCGCCGGCGTCCCGTCGGGCGCCTCCTCGGCGGCGCGGGCAAGGCGTGCGATCAGCGCCGCAAGCGCGACGAGGATCAACGGGAGCGCGCGACGCCTTCCGGATGCGCCTTCCCTGTGGGGAGGCCTATCGAGCACCACGCCTCGGCGCGACCCTCCATCAGACGGCATGGGGGACCTATACCCCTCGAACCGGTCTGCGTCTTGCCCTTTCGTGCCAGTGCGCTTCGACGCGCCGCCGTCCGATCGAGGAGGGTCCTGGGGAGGGTCATAGACGGGGGATCGTACCGACGGCGGCCGCCAGGATCGCACCGGTGGCGATGAGCACGGGGCGGCGCAGGGCCGCGCCACCCAGCACTGCCACGATACCGCACTTCACGGTCGTGTTGGTGAGGGTCGCGAGCACGACCGCGTTGGCCGCGACGTGGGCGTCGCCGCTCCTGGCGTACTCGGCCATGGACAAAGTGATCGCGTCGACGTCGGTCATGCCGGCCAGCCCCGCGACCATGTAGAGCCCCTTGCCCGCGATGTTCGAACCCCCGCCCATGGAGTGGATCGCGGAGCGCCTCGGACGACTCCAGGACCTCCTGGAGCGACAGACCGAGCGATCAGCCCTACTCCTGCGACGCGTCCTGGGCCCCGTCCGCCTCGTCCCGACGAGACCGGACGTCGGCCGGCCCTTCTATCGCGCCGAAACCGCCCTCCAGGCCCTCGAGCTGCTCGAGCCCCCGGAGGGCGGTTCGAATTGGTCGCGACAGTGGAGGCGGGGGGAATCGAACCCCCGTGGCGAAAATCGGAGAAGCTCCGCTCTTACGGCACCTTACGTGCAGATATGGTCTTGGGCGGCTACCACGCGGGTCGGCCAAACTTGCTCATTTTTCCTCACCGATGGACGCCGTTCTTGGAACCGTTCCAAGCCGCGCCGCAGTATCCATCCGGGCAGTCTGCCCCCTTAGACGTCGGACACTGCACCATCAAGGTTGCGCTCAGCTCCAGCAGGACCGACGAAGGATGGCGCGTGGCGGCCTGGGCGTGGGCAAAAGGCACTCGATAGCGAGTTATTGCGCCCGGCTTCTCACATCTACCACGGCGACGCGGAGCCGGTGACTTGCAGCACATCCGACTTGTGCGGAAGACGACAAGCGTTCACGGGCGCGCCGTGGCGGTTCTCTTGCTAAGAATCGGCCTCGCTCGCCTGTCCCCTCGCCGTCAGGTTGAGCCGACGAGCCACGCTGGCTGCCAGGCGGCCGAGGATCCCCGCATAAGTGGGGAACGAGAGCGGAACTCGAGCGAGATCGTCCACACGCATCCCGGCCGCCATCGCTATCGTCGCGACTTGGACGATGTCGACCGCGCGCTCACCGACGACGTGGCATCCCAGAATGTTGTAGGTTGCGCGGTCGACGATCAGCTTGCAGAACCCGTTTGTCCGTCCGTCGATGATCGTGCGGGTGCTGGAATCGAAGCGGATGATCCCTGTCACGACGTCGTGCGCTTCGCGGGCGCCCGCTTCGGTCAGGCCCACCTGGGCGTACTCCGGATCCGTGAAGCTCCCGATCGGGATCGGCCTAGGGGGGAGCACAGTCGTCGCACCGAGCACCGCGTTCGTGGCCGCGACGAAGCCCTCTTGTATGGCCTGGGGGACGAGCAAGAGGTGACCGGTCACGTCGCCGGCTGCAAAGATGTGCGCCGCGAACGTCGACAGGTGAGCGTCGACCCGAACGTACCCGCGATGGTCGGTCTCGACGCCTGCCGCCTCGAGATTCAGCGCTGCGGTATTGGCCACCCACCCGACCGCGACCACCACGACACTGGCCTCCGTGCCGTCACGGAGACCGTCCTTCGAGAAGTTCATGCGCACGCCGTCAGCGGTCTTCTCGAACGATTCGATGGTCCCGAAGTCTTCCCGCACCATCATCCCAGCTGCCCGAAAGGCCGCCGCGACCGCGGCCGAGACATCTTCGTCCTCGGTCGGCAGAATACGCGGGCCCGCCTGGAAGAGCTGGACCCGCGACCCGAATGCGTTGAAGACCGAAGCGACCTGCGCACCAGTTGCTCCAGCGCCGATGACCAGCATCGAGGGTGGCACCGCCGTGAGGCTCCACGCGTCGCTGTGTGTGGCCGTGTATTCGACCCCAGGAACCGAGAGCCGGCGGGGTACGCCGCCTGTGCAAACGATCACCTTTTCGGCGTGCAGCCGCAGTCCACTCTCTGTCTCGATGGTGTGCGGGTCCACGAACCGCGCCATGCCGGCGCGTTCATGGACGGCCACTCCGGCGGAATCGATCTGCCCGCGGAAGGCAGAATGGGCTCGCACGTCATTCGTGACCTCGCGCACGCGAGTGAGCAGCCGGCGATACTCCAGCGCCGGCTCGCTCACGGCGATGCCGTACTGCCCGAGCTGTCGGGATTCTCGGATCAGACGGGCGGCGTGGGCCAGCGTACGCACGGGCACGGGTCCATCGTTGGCCGCCATCCCTCCGAACTCCCCGCGGGTCACGAGGGCGGTCTTCGCACCCAAATCTGCTGCGCGGAGCGCGGCAACCACCCCCGCCGGCCCGGCGCCGACGACCACGACGTCGAACATGCGTTCCGTCCTACGTCTCCAGATCGGCGAGCCAGCGAAGGGCGCGCAATCCGGGCATGAAGGCGTATTCACCGCCCCGGGTGACCACGAACCGCGTGAGCCCCTGAAGTCGTCTGGGAATCGGGCGGCGTGGAATGACGAAGCGGCCGGGGTCCAGATGCGATCCGACGATCGGATCCTTGGCGTCGCCGCCACCGAAGAAGACGCCGTCCCCGACCCACTGCGACTGAACGAACTCGAACTGCCGCCCGAGGTGCGCTCCGACGAACGCGAACATCAACCCGCGATCGGCGCCGTCGTCCTGGAGGACTCCTTCCGGCAGGTGAGGACCGTAGGCGGCTCCACGTCGGATCATTCGATGGATCCGCGCGACGCCTGCAATCGACGCATCGCGCGGGTTCGTACGTCGAATGTGCGAACCCGGGGGTGTTTTGAATCCTGCGACATCGTCGGCTTCGTATTGGAAGTTGTTATTGCGTTGCGGATCCGCCCCTAGCTCGGGATCGTCGTGGAGCGGGCAGAGCGCCAACGGCGCGCCGCTGCGCCAGCGGCCCATGACCTTCGCGGCCAAGAGCTCTTCGTCTTCCGGGCTGGTGGAGTTGGCCTTCAGGTAGCTACGGAATGCAGCAACGCGCTGGTGCAGCTTCCGGAAGGCGACGTAGGTTCCGTTCCGGCCGAGAATCTCGGGTCGAAGCGTCTGGACGCCGCCGATCTCGTCGCGATAGCCGAGGACGAATTCACCCGCTTTGAGCGGCTCTTCGTTGGGATTGGTTCCCGGGATTCCACTCCCCTCGACGGCCGGGTGGCTGATCCCGTCGCGGAAGCCGAAGGGCTCCTTCTCCGTGGGCAGCGCGTGGCAGTCCTGGCGCCAGATCGCGGCCACCCCGGGTAGCTCCTGGACGGCCTTCAGCGCGCGCTCGAGCGCGACCGCGAGCCGTGCCGAATCCTTCGCTACGGCGGCCACGACGACGTGAACGTCGGCGGTCCCGAGTGGAGCTTCCCAGTGCTCCGGGCTACTCTCGCCCGTATCGCCCAGCTCCTTCGCTCGCGCCGCCATCCCCTGCCGGAATTCCCACGCGAAGCTCTCGAGCGAGTCCTTCGGCACGCCGAGCGCCCGTAGCCCGTGATAGGTGAGCGCGACGCTTACCCCCGTATGGGCCGCGAGATGATCGCGGTTGGCCGCCGGGGTTACCGCGCCGCTCGCGCGCCGCATCAACTCCCGGCCCGCCTTTCGATCGTCGATCCGCAGCAGGATGTAGGCAGCGGCATATGGCGATGGACGTGGGCGCAGAACCCCGCTCTGGATGTCGTCGAGCTCGAGGGTCACTTCTCCTACCATCCCGGCCCCTTTCGTGAAGAGCGACGGTCAGCCCGCCGTCGCGATGTTTCTCCAGAACCGCTCCAAGCTCTCATCGGCGCCGAACAACCGGTTGAAGACCGTGGAGTCGGCCAACAGGACGTCGCCCGCGCGCTGGTCCTTCGGGGGCATCCATAGGAACGCGTTGAACTCGGTGTTGCCCGCGTCGGTGAACGGATGCGGCCGCGACGTGTCGATCGGCTGCCTCGCGAGGACGTGAATGGACCGAGTGTCGTCGGTCGTCAGCGCGTAGTGCGGAAGATGCATGTGGAAGTTGAACGACGTGACACCCGTGAGCCAGCCTCGGCGATCCAGGTCCCTCGCGATCGACAAGGGCGCGATCTTCTTCGTCCCGGGAACGAGCGCTGGGCGCAGGCCGTGGCGGTTCTCGACGGGTACGCCGAGTCCCCGCATCAGCGATCGCGTGTACCTCCCAAAGCGTTGCTGGCGGGGCACCAATGCATCGCCGTGGTGGTGATACTCGACGTCGCGCACCTTCGGATCGTCGGAGATGCCGACCTCGTGATGGGGACCCAAGATCAAGCACGTTCCCTCACGCTCGAGGAACTCCCGGAGGGCCTCGATCTCCTCCGGCGCTGCGTCTTGCTCCGTGATCATGTGATCCAGTCCGAACACGAGCAGCGTGTCTGCATCCGCCAGGACTCGCTCGTCGAGCGGAAGCTTGACGCCAGCGTGATCGATCCGCTGAAACACGGGCACTGCATGCCCGGTCGTCTCCTGGGCGAACTCCTGGAAGGGCACCCAGGCCCGGAAGAACAGCTCGAGTGCTCCCGCGATGCCCTGCTGATACTGCAGGGGGTTCGACCACTCGGGCCCCTCGTAGGCGGGCCATGCCACGCGCCGGACCTCCGTCATCGTCGAGAAGCGGTTGTCGAGCTCCGAAGGATCCCGGCCTGCCTCGGCGGGGTAGCTCCACGAGATGTAGATGCTCACGCGTCGTCGGCCCGGCGTGTATTTCCGTCGCACGTGGCTCTGGTTGTAGGTACGTGCGCTGTTTGATGCGCTCATAATCACGTCTCCGGATGCCGCACTTTCACTGGAACTGATCGAAAATTTCCGAGAATGCGTTCTTGACCCTCAACGCCTTCTTGATCTCGTCGGCGGTGACATACGGATACTCGCCGTATTCGATGAAACTCGGGCACTGGTGTGCCCGGACGAACTTGATGAAGGCGTCCGGGTTCGTCTTCCAGTCCATCGGGAAACCTTCGAGGTTCTCGAACACCGTATTGACCCCTGCCTTACCGAAGAGGGCTATTGCGTCCTCGGTGTACTTGTCGAAGTTGGTGTCGAAGATGCCCTGGTACATGAATCGCGTGTCGTCGTCGAAAAGCACCCACCGCAGGTAGTGCAGCTTCAACGGGGCCAAGAGGTATGGGTCCTTCTCCAGAGCGCTCGCGAGGTTGAGGCCGTAGCCACGGATGGCTTCAGCTCGGCCAGGCTTCACGCGCGAGATGATCGTGAAGCCGTAACACGCGGGCGTCCGGGGATAGATGGGGCCGTATTTGCCCTGCTCGAGTTGGTCCGTCTCCTTCGGTATGACGACAGCCTGTGGTTTGATCTCCATGCCGGT
The Deltaproteobacteria bacterium genome window above contains:
- a CDS encoding Dyp-type peroxidase encodes the protein MVGEVTLELDDIQSGVLRPRPSPYAAAYILLRIDDRKAGRELMRRASGAVTPAANRDHLAAHTGVSVALTYHGLRALGVPKDSLESFAWEFRQGMAARAKELGDTGESSPEHWEAPLGTADVHVVVAAVAKDSARLAVALERALKAVQELPGVAAIWRQDCHALPTEKEPFGFRDGISHPAVEGSGIPGTNPNEEPLKAGEFVLGYRDEIGGVQTLRPEILGRNGTYVAFRKLHQRVAAFRSYLKANSTSPEDEELLAAKVMGRWRSGAPLALCPLHDDPELGADPQRNNNFQYEADDVAGFKTPPGSHIRRTNPRDASIAGVARIHRMIRRGAAYGPHLPEGVLQDDGADRGLMFAFVGAHLGRQFEFVQSQWVGDGVFFGGGDAKDPIVGSHLDPGRFVIPRRPIPRRLQGLTRFVVTRGGEYAFMPGLRALRWLADLET